Within Nitrosopumilus sp., the genomic segment TCATAAATCATGGCTAGTGATCCTGATGCAAAAAGACTCTTGTGGTTTGTTTTTGCAGGTTCTCGTGGGGGATTAAATCGATTAAAAATAATTTCAAAATTAAAAGAAAAACCATTCAACACAAATCAATTATCTAATGAATTAGGTCTTGATTACAAGGCAATTCAGCATCATATACGAGTATTAGAAAAAAATAACATGATTAGTAAAGTTGGAGAGAAATACAATGTAATGTATTTCATCTCAACTTTTCTTGAAGTCAATATGGAGACATTTGAAGAAATTGAAGGAAAATTGGACAAAAGTAAATAAAAGCTCAGCAGGTGTTTTACACTAAATGGAATCTACTTCTTTAGTATTGTCTATTGTCTCAATTGCAAATATGGGAATATTAGGAATTCTAATCTGTATATTTGGAAAAATGTATGCCAAAACCAGAGCTCAGATTCCATTAGGCATGATAGTTGTAGCAGGAATGTTATTTTTACATAATGTCATTGGTGCTTTAGCATATTTTTCAATGGAAGAGATTTTTTCTCATGAAATTTTCCCATATATGTTAGGTGTAGGAATTGCCGAACTTGCAGGATTGATAATATTTTTGAAAATTACATTGGACTAATCTTAGTTTATTTGTAACAGACAATATTCTAGTATGTGTTACAAGAGTATCTAAAACTAAACAAGAATATTCTCATTGCATTTGCAGCATCAATAATTATTTCTGCCATTATTGCTCAAGTTTTATCAGATCAAGAAGATTATCTTAACACAACATATACTACAATTGCTGACTATGTGATTTATTTTTCAGTTTTTAGCAGTCTATTTTATTTAGATAATAGAAAAAAATATCGATTAGAATCCGGCAAAACTGATACTGTAAAACTAAAAGATGATCTTAAAAAATTAATTACTTCATTAGGTGTTGCTGAAGTTGTATATACTGTTGCTAGATGGGCATTACAATACTATTTTCTGACAATAAACTATGATCCATACCTAGCATCAATAATGTCTCAAGGAATCTCTACAATTATTTACATGATAGTTCTAAATCTTATTGTAAAGATAACGAGGCTGTATAAAGATGGGAATTAGTATCTATGTTGATGGTTCTGGTGGAACAGATAGTGGATATGGGTATTTTGTTAAAGAAACCGGGGAATCATTTTATGAAAAAAAACCTGATTTGACTAATAATCAGGCAGAATATCTAGCAATAATCTCAGCTTTAAACAAGTATGTAGATTTAGATCAAGAAGTAAAAATTTACAGTGATTCAAAAAATACTGTAAACCAACTAAATCATGAATTTGCAATAAATAATGAAGAATTAAGAAATTTAGCTAGAGAAGCATGGGAGATAATTGGAAAATATTCCAATCTTTCTATAATTTGGGTTCCAAGAAAAGAGAATCTGGCCGGAAAAATGCTGGGAAGCTAAAAATCAGAGATCAGGAATTTTCGAGAATAACTTTATTATACAAAATCCTTAGATTCAACATACATGGCAGAATCTGTCTTTTTATCTCCAAAATCTATTGCAGTAATTGGTGCATCAGATAAGAGAGGAAGTGTAGGTGCTACAATTACATCAAATATTATGAATGGTTTCAAAGGTACTGTTTATCCAATTAGTCCATCACGAGATACTGTATTTTACAAAAAAGCTTACAAAACTGTTTTAGATGTTCCAAAATCCATTGACTTGGCAGTAATTGTTATCAAAAATACTTTGGTAGCTCCTGTCCTGGAAGAATGTGGCAAGAAAAAAGTCAAAGGTGTTATCATAATTACAGCAGGTTTCAAAGAAGTTGATGAAGAAGGTGCAAAGAGAGAACAAGAAATTAAAGACATTGCAAAAAAATACAAAATCCAAATCATTGGACCAAACTGTCTTGGCGTCATGAATCTTGATCCAAAGACAATGATGAATTCTACTTTCCTTAAAGTTACCCCAAAATCTGGAAAAATTGCACTTGTTTCACAAAGTGGTGCAATATGTGCCGCATTAGTTGAAGATGCAAGCGCTCAAGGAATTGGTTTCTCTGCAGTAGTTAGTCTTGGCAACAAAGCTGCAATGAGCGAAGTTGACGTTCTTAAGATTCTTGCAAACCACAAACAAACCAAAGTCATTGTAATGTATCTTGAAGACATGGGTGATGGTCAAGAATTTCTTAAAGTTTGTAAAAATATTACTAAAAAACTCAAAAAACCAGTACTTGTTCTAAAATCTGGACGTAGTCCAGAGGGTGCAAAGGCTGCAATGTCTCATACAGGAGCATTGATGGGTTCAGATGAAATTTATGATGCATTACTCAAACAGTCTGGTGCAATCAGAGTTGATACAATGGAAGAACTATTTGATTATGCAACAGCATTTTCAAAACAACCACTTCCAACGGCTGGTGGCTTAGTTATTGTATCAAATGCTGGTGGACCTGCAATCATTTCAACTGATGCCTGCTCTAAATCAAGTATTAGAATGGCCAAAATTGATAGTATTCGTCCAAAGATAGATGCAGTAATTCCTCCGTGGGGAAGCTCTAGAAATCCTGTTGACATTGTAGGCGATGCTGATTTTAACAGATTCCATAATGTCTTAGATAGAGTACTAAAACATCCCAAAGTTGGTTCAGTTATTACAATGTGTACTCCTTCTGGGACTCTAAATTATGATAAGCTAGCAGAAGTCATTGTTGCAATGTCAAAAAAATACAAAAAAACAATGCTAGCAAGTTTAATGGGATTAGATGAAGGAATTACAAATAGAGAAATTTTATCCAAAGGAGATGTTCCTTATTACACATATGCAGAAGGAGCAATCAGAACTTTAGCTGCAATGATAAAATTTGCAATTTGGGTAAATACAAAAGAAGGAAAAATTACAAAATTCAAAGTAAACAAAGCTAAAGCAAAGAAAATTTTTGACAAGGTCAAAAAAGAGAAAAGACCAAATCTTCTAGAAGAAGAAGGACAAGAAGTTCTCAAAGCATATGGATTACCTTTACCACAAAGTGCACTTGCTAAAAATGAAGCAGAGGCAATAAAAGTTGCAAAGAAAATTGGATATCCAGTTGTAATGAAAATTGCATCACCGCAAATAATTCACAAGTCTGATGCTGGTGGTGTAAAAGTTAATTTGAAAAATGATAGTGAAATTAAAGAAGCATTTAAGACAATTATCAAAAATGCCAAAAAATACAACAAGAAAGCCGAAATCAAAGGTGTTTTGATTGTGGAAATGGTAAAAGGCGGTAAAGAACTCATTATTGGCTCCAAACTTGAACCAGGCTTTGGACCAGTTATTATGTTAGGCATGGGTGGAATCTATGTCGAAGTTCTAAAAGATGTTACATTCAAACTTGCACCGGTAACTGATAAAGAAGCCGATGACATGATTGCATCAATCAAGACTCAAAAATTACTTCAAGGTGTAAGAGGAGAAAAACCCTCTGATATCACAAAACTTTCTGAATGTATTCAGAGATTATCTCAACTAGTTTCAGACTTTAAAGAGATTAAGGAATTAGACATGAATCCTGTTCTTGTAATGGAGAAAGGTAAGGGTTGCAAAATCCTTGATGTTCGAATAGGACTCTGATCGCAATTCATTCCTAAAATTCAGCTTGTACTAGTCTAGAATATTTATACAACTTCTAGATGAATAATGTTACATGGCTAATGTCTTGAAGACAATTAGAACTGGAGATGACTATATTGAAAGTCTTAGAGGCCGTGATCTCAAAATTTATCTCTTTGGTGAATTAGTTAAAGAACCAGTCGATCATCCAATGATCCGACCATCAATTAATGCCGTTGCCGAAACTTATGATCTTGCAGTTCGTGAAGAAGCATTAGCTTCTGCAGACTCTTCAATCACTGGATTGAAAGTAAACCGATTTTTACACATTGCTGAAAGCGCAGAAGATCTAGTATTACAAAATAAAATGCAAAGAAAACTTGGACAAAACACTGGAACCTGTTTCCAAAGATGTGTTGGAATGGATGCAATGAATTCATTACATTCTACAACATTTGAAATCGATGAAAAACATGGAACAGATTATCATAAACGATTCTTAGAATTTGTAAAAATGGTACAAAAAGAAAATCTTGTAATTGGTGGTGCTATGACTGATCCTAAAGGAGACAGAAGTAAAGGACCTGCAGAACAAGAAGATCCTGATTTGTTTACAAGAATTGTAAAAACTGATGAGAATGGAGTTTATGTTTCAGGAGCAAAGGCACATCAAACTGGTTGTATCAACTCTCACTGGATTATCTTGATGCCTACTATTAGGCTAACAGAATCAGACAAAGACTGGGCAATTGTAGGAGCAATTCCTGCTGATGCAAAAGGAGTCACTTACATTTACGGAAGACAATCTTGTGATACAAGAAGTATGGAAGAAGGTGACATTGATGATGGTAACGCAAAGTTTGGAGGTCAAGAAGCTTTGATAATTTTAGATAATGTGTTTATTCCATGGGACAAAGTTTTCATGAATGGTGAATATGAATTTGCATCTATGCTTGTAGAAAGATTCACCTGTTATCATAGACGCAGTTATGTGTGTAAAACTGGTTTAGGTGATGTGTTAATTGGTGCAGCTGCAACAATTGCAGATTACAATGGTGTTCCTAAAGTATCTCACATTAAAGATAAAATTATTGAGATGACTCATCTTAATGAAACAATTTTTGCAGCGGGAATAGCATCTTCTCACCAAGGACAAAAGATGAAGTCTGGTGTTTTCTTAAATGATGATATGCTCGCACAAGTTTGTAAACATAATGTAACACGATTCCCATATGAAATTAGTAGACTTGCACAAGATATTGCAGGTGGATTGGTAGTAACTTTACCTTCTGAAAAAGACTTTAGACATCCAGAAGCAGGACCTTTACTCAAAAAGTATCTAGCTGGAAGAAAAGGTGTAGATGTTGAAAATAGAATGAGAATTCTAAGATTAATCGAAAACATGACTTTAGGAAGAAATGCAGTTGGATATCTCACAGAATCTATGCATGGTGCAGGATCTCCTCAAGCACAAAGAATCCAAATTCAAAGACAAATGCAAGTTGGTTACAAAAAGAATTTGGCTAAGAATCTTGCAGGCATCAAAAATGATATTGTAGAGCCAAAAGAGCCATCTGATTACTTTAAGCGAGTTTTCAAAACAAAAGATTCTGTTCTCTAAATCTAAAAATCAGTTCATATTTTCTTAAATTAAGAAATACAGTAAATAATACTATTAAAAGTAGCTTGTTATTTTCATTACTAACAGGCGTTTAAGTATCAAACAATCTTGCATTGATTAATGACTTTTTCAAAAACAAACTTTCGAAAACCACTTCTAATACTTCCAATATTACTAGCAATTGGTTTTATGTTTGCAACTCCGATGATAATGGATGCTGCAGCAGCCAAAGGTGGTAATGGTAATGGTAATGGTAATGGTAATGGTAATGATGGAACAGCAGTTCCTGCTGATGCACTTTTACCAGATGTAACACCTGGAGTTCCAAAACATCTAGCTATTCATAATCAACAACAAAATGAATATTTAAGATTCACAAATGTTTGGGCTAATTTGGGACCTGGAACTTTAGAATTCCAGCCTCTATTCCCAGATCCTGATGCTGATGAAGGAACTACACAAGATTCTTTTCAAAATCTCTATGATGATGAAGGAAACTTTGGATTACCAGAACATAATGTATGGAGTGACACTGTAAGTCAATTCATTTTCCATGAAACTCACAATCATTGGCACATTGATAATGTTGGAGAATTTGCAATCAGAGCATATGATCCAACTAATCCTAATGTTCCAGGTGATATAGTTGATGAATCTACATCCATCAAAGTTGGATTTTGTATTACAAATGTTTTCAAATATGATGGTAGTAATTCTCCAACATCTCAAAGAATCTATTGGGATTGTGAAGTAGGATTACAAGGAATTCAGCCAGGATGGGTTGATCAATATCATCAATCAGTTGAAGGTAATGAAATTGATATTTCAAATATTCCAAATGACAGATATTTCCTAACACATACATGGAATCCTGCAAATGCATTTGTTGATGCAGATTCTTCAAACGATGTTGCTTGGATGAAATTTGATCTTGTAGATGATGGTAATGGAAATCGAAAGATAATTGAACTTGAAGGATTCGCTCCTGAATGTCAAGCCGATGGTTCCACACCCGGAATCTGTGGTGACATCAACAAGAACTCTTAGTTCTTTTTCTTTTATTTTTTATTTGATAAACCAGCATAGCTGGTGCAGCTACATACATTCCCAAATTCATCAAAATCACACTAATTCCGTACCCTATCACTTCTGATTCTGATTCAGCATATGACATTACAGATAAAGTTGACAACATTGGCGTGATTCCAATCTTTACCATCTCTTTGAAGACTGGACTTTGTCTTTCCAAATCTGCAATATGTGGAGAGAATGAATAGTATAGTGAGTTAAATCCGCTCATAAATGAGGCCCCTGATTGGGTGTTCATCAACTGGTTGTCTCTGATTTCACGTAACAGCTGTACTTGTGGTGCCATCTCTGAGCCGTATGCTGCAGTAGCTATAAGACAACCTCCACCTTGAGGTTCATCCATTTCTTTTTCTTTGGGGATTTCTACTCGAACCTCTACTTCACTTGATTCTTCTTCAACAGATTTCTCTAGTTCTTTTTGTTGTTGTGCAATCTCTTGAGGAATCTCTTGAATGTTTACAGATTTGGTATCTATTTTTCCTTGCTCGGCTTCTTTTGCACTCTCTTGAATTTCTAAGTTATAGTATATTCTACTTTGTTCAATTAATTTTTGGTATCTGTCAGGACCTGAATACAACCACAAGTCATCATTATACAAATTTCCACATAATCTTGATTCAATTGAATGATGATGATGTTCAAAAAAATCATTTCCCATAAAATAATACAACTGATAGTTTTCTTCACACCATTCTATTCCATTTAATGTCAAACCCGAAGTGTCACGAAATGGAGTTTGTGCATATGCAGAACCAACTAAAAGTATTATTGAAAAAACCAACAAATATTTCAATTATGAATTTTAATTTTTGCTACTTGATAAATGGTACTATTCTTGAAACTAATAATTCATCAGAATCCTTTTTTAGTAAATTTAACGTAATAATGCTACCAAGCAAGCAGGACGATCTATTGCTCTTGTCATACAGCATATGTGAACCTGTTTGCCTGAAAATTTAGAATTCTTTATCTTTCTTCTTTGGATTTTCTTTGGATTTTGATTTTTCATTGTCTATGGAATCCTCAATCCCCTCAAATGTATCATCAATCTTTTTTGTTCTAGTCACATCTTCTGGCTTGTCAGTATCATCTAATTCTTCTACATTCTCAGATTCTACATGTTCAGAATATTCAGAATCCTTTTCAATCTTGTTAATATCTGATAATTTTTCTATTGTATCTGAATTATCCGTATCCAAAGGATCTGCGAAGGATAATTCTTTTTCATTTTTCTTCTTTACAAATTGCTTTACTACCATTATTCCAATAACAACTGCAATGATTACATAGTTAATTGGAGGTTTGAGCAATTGAGTTACATATCCTACTTGCGGAAGAGTATAAGCTACTTTTCCAATGTATTCTTCTTCTGTAATTGGAAAGTCTGTACCGGGAATTGATGCTGGATTTGCATCTCCTTTTGTTCTAATTGTTTTAGGATCTTCAGATATTACTGACGCAACTCTATGTACAATAACTCTGTCGTGGTCTGATGGTCGATTAAACACAATAATGTCTCCTACTTCTATATCCTCAAAAGGTTCGTGACCTTGAACTATCAGTACATCATAAACTTCTAGAACTGGAATCATACTTCCACTTGCTACAACATAAAATGGATTTTGGGTTCCAAATGCAACTTGTAGACCTATCCAAATGACTAAAACCCCTACACCGACAATAATGATGTCTTTAACTACTCCTTTAGGGATTGATCTTTTTGCCAATTACATTCTCGCCTATAGTGTCATTGATTAAATTTACTAACTATCAGATCTTGGTTCCACATTCTTCACAAAATTTAGAGCCTTCTTTATTTACAAATCCACAACTTGAACATTTTCCTGGTTGAGCTGCTATTACAATATCTGGATTTCCTAAAAGAACAACTTCTCCAATCTTCTTAATACTATTCCATGGAATACTTCCTTCTGTGCCATCTTCTTTAGTTATTACTAAAACCATTGTCTGTGTAGAATCAATACCCACTTGTTTTGCAGTTCCAACTCTGTTTGCATTTTCATCATATACAATTTTTCCTTCAATTGATGTAACTGAAGTTGCTGGTCCTGGTTGTGTTGCAGTTTCTTGTGGAGCAGATGTAGACTGTGGTGTTGTTTCTGGTACTTGCTGTGTTGAAACTTCTGGTTGTGGTGCACTTTGAACTTGTGGTTCTAATGGTTTTGCACTTCCAACTTCTCCTGCTTCGTCTTCTTTTTTAAATTCCCTGTATTCTGCAATTGATGCATTACAAGAATTGCAAATGTATTGACCTCGTTCTGCAAGAATTAAGTTCTCTGCAACCTCTTCATTTGGGTTCTCATATTCAATTTTTGGAGGGCCTTCAAATTCCTTCTCACAAGTATTGCAAAAATGTTTAGTAATTTTATCGGCATCTAATCTTCCAATTGGTGCTAAAAATAGATCTGGTCCACCTAAGTTACCCTTCATCTGTTGTTCATCGGTAACTGAAGCCATAACATAACCGCCAGATCCTCGTAATTTTTTCAGTCTAGATTCTGAACTCATGAATAAGTTTTATCAAAACGTCATTTAAGTATATATCAAAATTAATTTTCCGACAAAAAATATGGTGTTAATTCTGGTGAACGTTTTTAGGTACGTCCAATAAAATAATGTTAGAATGGCTGTAACACAAATTTCAGATGCAAAATCATGGGAAGTAGATGTGATAAATTCTGACATTCCTGTTTTTGTAGACTTTTGGGCCGAATGGTGTGGTCCATGTAGAATGGTAGGTCCAGTTGTTGAAGAACTGGCAGCTGACTATGAAGGCAAAGTAAAGTTTGTCAAGGTTAATGTTGATGAAGCCAATGAACTGGCATCAAAATACAACGTCTTTAGTATTCCAACTTTAATCCTCTTAAACAAAGGTGAAATAGTTAGCCAGCAAGTGGGAGCAGCATCTAAAGAATCATACCAAGGTATGATTGATAGAGCACTCGCATAACTTTCTACACGTTTTTCCTCTTTTTTGATCCTAAAGTAATTAATATTCCAAAAACCGAGTGAGGTTATGTCATTTGGTGAAGTAGATACACTGAACATGCTCTTTGACAAACTTCAGAGTTTGTTTGACGAGTCTCAGGGATACTATGAATCATTTCTAGATACAAACAACATGTACAAGAAAGGACAAATCAGTGACAAAGAATTCTTTCAAAAATTAGGTGATTATACAGTTGCATATTCTGCTTTAGAATTTCTAGCAATCAAAGTAATCTTTGAATTAAAAAAATCAATTGGTACAGGCTCTGGAAACACACAATCTCCAGGATTGATGCCAGGGATGGGCCAACCTGGAATGATGGCAGGCGGAATGGGTCAACCTCCACGAGCAGGAACTGCACAAAACCCAGTAGGTGGAGGTCCACCGGGAATTGTTTCTGCACAAGAAGCATTTGGTGACGTTGGAACATTACCATCACCTGATCCTTCATTAATGCCAAGACAAACAATATCTCCACAATCTATTCCACAAGATGGAAATGGATGTTCTTCATGTGGTGCACCACTTCGAGCAAATGCAAAGTTTTGCACAAAGTGTGGCGCTAAAGCATAAACCTAGTAATTAAAAATAATTTTCTTATTCTTGTGTTGTTCCACATTCAGGACAGAATTTTGCAGTAGCAGAAAGACTCGTACCACATTCTGAACAAAACTTTCCATCTGAAACTTGTTCGTTGAATGCATTTCCAACTAGTGTTGAACTCTTGACTGCACCTGATGGAACATATTTTTCATCATCAATCAAAACTGGTTCAAAGTCTTGCTCTACCAAATATGTCATCATTCGTGGAACTCCTTTTCCTTCATTCTTTGGATCTGGAACTGAATCTCCTAACCAGAATGCAAATCTCATTAGAGTCAACTCTGGAGTAGAAAATGCAAGAGTATGCTTTGACATGTAATCTTGTGCAGCTTTTTTGCCGTCAAAACCTTCCATGATGATAATATTTTGCATTTATGTATAATAGTTTCTGGAAACTATTTTTGACTCCTCTGTAGGCACAAAACGTGGTATAAAACGTGATATTTAGCGTGACCTTAACAAAATGATTTCATTTGGGAATATTCATGAAATATTTCATTCCCATGTTTTTTCATTACATAAATATGCCAAAAATCTTATTTTAAGAGTTCATTTTATGATCATTTTTTTCGTGAACACATACATTTGTAAAATAACCATTTTTTATTTTTCTATGCCCACAAAAATGGAAAATGTGAACCCACAAAATAATTCACACACTTAAAAAAATGAAAATGAAAACCATTTTGAAAAATAAAAATGAATGAGGAAAATGGTTTTATGTAAAATGACAGGATATATCATTTTTTATAGAAATGGAATGATCAGAATAATGTCCGATGGTGTGGATCCCTTAAGTCATTCTGAACAAATTTCTTAGGCTTTTCATGCTGTCGGACATTGACATTACAAGAAATAACGATATTGTGAAAAATTGTACAAATCAACTCCAAATTGACGCTTAATGCATCATTTTGAGGCAACATTGTATCCGTAAGATTTTAAAACTAACATGAGAATCATTTTTTGTTCAGAATGGCATTGGGAATGAGTCTAAATCAATTCGTATCAAATCACGATACAATCAATTCCATTCTGAGGGAGTGGAATACTTGGTCAATATACTAAATGCAAAAATTCCATCCTCTCATTCAAGATTTGATGACAATGTTACACCAAAAATAGATATTCAGAATGAAATTTTGAAATTATTAAAAATAAAACCTCACACACCTACTGAACTAGCAAATCATTTTCATCAAACAAGAGAACAATTTTCAAAAAGTCATATCTATCCTCTACGAGATTCTAAAAAAATTGAAAAGGTTAATGGCTCTCATTATTATCAATTAGCAAAGCAAAAAAATACAATTCTTACAATTCAAAAACAGTTACGCTCAGAATCAGATATTTTCAAGACAGAGTTATTCAAAAATTGGACTAGAAAAAACCATGCCAAATTTGAACATAACAATCAGACACGTTTTGCTAGAATTGTACTGGGGTTTGTGACTCCAAAATTCAAAATTCATCCTGATGACATTACCAAAGAAAACTGGAAAGAAATCATTCCAAGTATGGTTGATGCCTTAATAGAAGTTGCAA encodes:
- a CDS encoding 4-hydroxybutyrate--CoA ligase, encoding MAESVFLSPKSIAVIGASDKRGSVGATITSNIMNGFKGTVYPISPSRDTVFYKKAYKTVLDVPKSIDLAVIVIKNTLVAPVLEECGKKKVKGVIIITAGFKEVDEEGAKREQEIKDIAKKYKIQIIGPNCLGVMNLDPKTMMNSTFLKVTPKSGKIALVSQSGAICAALVEDASAQGIGFSAVVSLGNKAAMSEVDVLKILANHKQTKVIVMYLEDMGDGQEFLKVCKNITKKLKKPVLVLKSGRSPEGAKAAMSHTGALMGSDEIYDALLKQSGAIRVDTMEELFDYATAFSKQPLPTAGGLVIVSNAGGPAIISTDACSKSSIRMAKIDSIRPKIDAVIPPWGSSRNPVDIVGDADFNRFHNVLDRVLKHPKVGSVITMCTPSGTLNYDKLAEVIVAMSKKYKKTMLASLMGLDEGITNREILSKGDVPYYTYAEGAIRTLAAMIKFAIWVNTKEGKITKFKVNKAKAKKIFDKVKKEKRPNLLEEEGQEVLKAYGLPLPQSALAKNEAEAIKVAKKIGYPVVMKIASPQIIHKSDAGGVKVNLKNDSEIKEAFKTIIKNAKKYNKKAEIKGVLIVEMVKGGKELIIGSKLEPGFGPVIMLGMGGIYVEVLKDVTFKLAPVTDKEADDMIASIKTQKLLQGVRGEKPSDITKLSECIQRLSQLVSDFKEIKELDMNPVLVMEKGKGCKILDVRIGL
- a CDS encoding zinc ribbon domain-containing protein, encoding MSFGEVDTLNMLFDKLQSLFDESQGYYESFLDTNNMYKKGQISDKEFFQKLGDYTVAYSALEFLAIKVIFELKKSIGTGSGNTQSPGLMPGMGQPGMMAGGMGQPPRAGTAQNPVGGGPPGIVSAQEAFGDVGTLPSPDPSLMPRQTISPQSIPQDGNGCSSCGAPLRANAKFCTKCGAKA
- a CDS encoding winged helix-turn-helix domain-containing protein, translated to MASDPDAKRLLWFVFAGSRGGLNRLKIISKLKEKPFNTNQLSNELGLDYKAIQHHIRVLEKNNMISKVGEKYNVMYFISTFLEVNMETFEEIEGKLDKSK
- a CDS encoding 4-hydroxyphenylacetate 3-hydroxylase N-terminal domain-containing protein; translated protein: MANVLKTIRTGDDYIESLRGRDLKIYLFGELVKEPVDHPMIRPSINAVAETYDLAVREEALASADSSITGLKVNRFLHIAESAEDLVLQNKMQRKLGQNTGTCFQRCVGMDAMNSLHSTTFEIDEKHGTDYHKRFLEFVKMVQKENLVIGGAMTDPKGDRSKGPAEQEDPDLFTRIVKTDENGVYVSGAKAHQTGCINSHWIILMPTIRLTESDKDWAIVGAIPADAKGVTYIYGRQSCDTRSMEEGDIDDGNAKFGGQEALIILDNVFIPWDKVFMNGEYEFASMLVERFTCYHRRSYVCKTGLGDVLIGAAATIADYNGVPKVSHIKDKIIEMTHLNETIFAAGIASSHQGQKMKSGVFLNDDMLAQVCKHNVTRFPYEISRLAQDIAGGLVVTLPSEKDFRHPEAGPLLKKYLAGRKGVDVENRMRILRLIENMTLGRNAVGYLTESMHGAGSPQAQRIQIQRQMQVGYKKNLAKNLAGIKNDIVEPKEPSDYFKRVFKTKDSVL
- a CDS encoding signal peptidase I yields the protein MAKRSIPKGVVKDIIIVGVGVLVIWIGLQVAFGTQNPFYVVASGSMIPVLEVYDVLIVQGHEPFEDIEVGDIIVFNRPSDHDRVIVHRVASVISEDPKTIRTKGDANPASIPGTDFPITEEEYIGKVAYTLPQVGYVTQLLKPPINYVIIAVVIGIMVVKQFVKKKNEKELSFADPLDTDNSDTIEKLSDINKIEKDSEYSEHVESENVEELDDTDKPEDVTRTKKIDDTFEGIEDSIDNEKSKSKENPKKKDKEF
- a CDS encoding zinc-ribbon domain-containing protein; its protein translation is MSSESRLKKLRGSGGYVMASVTDEQQMKGNLGGPDLFLAPIGRLDADKITKHFCNTCEKEFEGPPKIEYENPNEEVAENLILAERGQYICNSCNASIAEYREFKKEDEAGEVGSAKPLEPQVQSAPQPEVSTQQVPETTPQSTSAPQETATQPGPATSVTSIEGKIVYDENANRVGTAKQVGIDSTQTMVLVITKEDGTEGSIPWNSIKKIGEVVLLGNPDIVIAAQPGKCSSCGFVNKEGSKFCEECGTKI
- a CDS encoding CFI-box-CTERM domain-containing protein → MKYLLVFSIILLVGSAYAQTPFRDTSGLTLNGIEWCEENYQLYYFMGNDFFEHHHHSIESRLCGNLYNDDLWLYSGPDRYQKLIEQSRIYYNLEIQESAKEAEQGKIDTKSVNIQEIPQEIAQQQKELEKSVEEESSEVEVRVEIPKEKEMDEPQGGGCLIATAAYGSEMAPQVQLLREIRDNQLMNTQSGASFMSGFNSLYYSFSPHIADLERQSPVFKEMVKIGITPMLSTLSVMSYAESESEVIGYGISVILMNLGMYVAAPAMLVYQIKNKRKRTKSSC
- a CDS encoding reverse transcriptase-like protein, translating into MGISIYVDGSGGTDSGYGYFVKETGESFYEKKPDLTNNQAEYLAIISALNKYVDLDQEVKIYSDSKNTVNQLNHEFAINNEELRNLAREAWEIIGKYSNLSIIWVPRKENLAGKMLGS
- the trxA gene encoding thioredoxin, translating into MAVTQISDAKSWEVDVINSDIPVFVDFWAEWCGPCRMVGPVVEELAADYEGKVKFVKVNVDEANELASKYNVFSIPTLILLNKGEIVSQQVGAASKESYQGMIDRALA
- a CDS encoding zinc-ribbon domain-containing protein — translated: MEGFDGKKAAQDYMSKHTLAFSTPELTLMRFAFWLGDSVPDPKNEGKGVPRMMTYLVEQDFEPVLIDDEKYVPSGAVKSSTLVGNAFNEQVSDGKFCSECGTSLSATAKFCPECGTTQE
- a CDS encoding lysyl oxidase family protein — its product is MTFSKTNFRKPLLILPILLAIGFMFATPMIMDAAAAKGGNGNGNGNGNGNDGTAVPADALLPDVTPGVPKHLAIHNQQQNEYLRFTNVWANLGPGTLEFQPLFPDPDADEGTTQDSFQNLYDDEGNFGLPEHNVWSDTVSQFIFHETHNHWHIDNVGEFAIRAYDPTNPNVPGDIVDESTSIKVGFCITNVFKYDGSNSPTSQRIYWDCEVGLQGIQPGWVDQYHQSVEGNEIDISNIPNDRYFLTHTWNPANAFVDADSSNDVAWMKFDLVDDGNGNRKIIELEGFAPECQADGSTPGICGDINKNS